One Phaseolus vulgaris cultivar G19833 chromosome 4, P. vulgaris v2.0, whole genome shotgun sequence DNA window includes the following coding sequences:
- the LOC137837846 gene encoding disease resistance protein Roq1-like: MATPSSHGFTYDVFLSFRGEDTRYAFTANLFKALSDKGIHSFFDDDKLESGEEITATLVKAIEESRIAIVVLSHNYASSSFCLDELATILHCKTKGLLVIPVFYKVDPSHVRHQKGSYEEALAKLQKRFKAKKEKLQKWKMALRQVADLSGCHFQDGDGYEYKFIGNIVDSVCDKINPCRLHVADYPVGLGPQVLQLRKLLNVESGDGFHMIAIHGMGGIGKTTLALAVYNFIAVCFDASCFLQNVREKSNKHGLEHLQSILLSKILGVKDINLASEHEGISVIQQRLKRKKVLLILDDVDKCEQLQALAGSPDWFGPGSRVIITTRDTQPLASHQVKRAYKVKTLNRKDALQLLTWKAFKTEQVDPSYVEVLNRVATYASGLPLALEVIGSNLFEKSVEQWKSAINQYKRIPNSQILEKLKVSFKALEEEEKSVFLDIACCFKGYKLTEVEIMLRALYDDCMKHHIEVLVERSLIKINQDGTVKLHNLIEEMGKQIDQQESLKEPGKRRRLWSPKDIIQVLKHNKGTSEIERVCLDLFTSDKREMVEWNGKALEDMENLKILIIRHCKFSQGPSYFPESLKVLEWYQYPSNCLPSTFHPNKLLICKLPYSCFTSFGLLGSSKKFEKLTILNFDNCKLLTRIPDVSELPNLEKLSFKECESLIEVHDSVGFLTNLKILSAEGCKKLWRFPPLSLASLEILELSFCFSLENFPEMLGKMGHIRKLSLLKLPIKELPVSFQNLTGLHQLYVDCDFVQLSSIVLTPELSELIVYNCKEWKCVKSKEGEEEVGSTVSSNVESFWSYSYNLDDDFFSKGFTQLAQVRQMWLEKSNFTFLPECLREFHNMYALDVSDCKLLEEIRGIPPNLKHFRAINCVSLTSSGSSMLLNQQLHEAGGTVFVFPGGSIPAWLDKQSKGPSISFWFRNKFPAKVLCLLIAPVLDDVTSGLVRPMVLINGKVQEYRFHRKKGGVKMVELDHIHLFDLRQLHFHDDLMEMALEKEWKHVEVTYEGLFDTSLIKAMGMHAVKEESMSMEDIRYDDPYTITKVWPCKFLVVFLLFFSHLLFALILFTTLMSG, translated from the exons ATGGCAACTCCAAGTTCCCATGGATTCACATATGATGTGTTCCTGAGCTTTAGAGGGGAAGACACGCGTTATGCTTTCACTGCCAATCTCTTCAAAGCTCTTAGTGACAAGGGAATTCACAGTTTCTTTGATGATGACAAACTTGAAAGCGGAGAAGAAATAACAGCAACACTTGTGAAGGCAATTGAAGAGTCTAGGATTGCCATAGTTGTCCTCTCTCACAACTATGCTTCTTCCTCCTTTTGCTTGGATGAACTCGCTACCATCCTTCACTGCAAGACTAAAGGCCTCTTGGTTATACCCGTCTTTTATAAGGTAGATCCTTCTCATGTAAGACACCAGAAAGGTAGCTATGAAGAAGCACTGGCTAAGCTTCAAAAGAGGTTCAAAGCTAAGAAGGAGAAGCTGCAGAAATGGAAGATGGCTCTGCGTCAAGTTGCTGACTTGTCTGGCTGTCACTTCCAAGACGG TGATGGATACGAATACAAGTTTATTGGGAATATTGTGGACTCGGTCTGCGACAAGATTAATCCTTGTCGTTTACATGTTGCGGATTACCCAGTTGGACTAGGGCCGCAAGTGCTACAACTAAGGAAGCTTCTGAATGTTGAATCTGGTGATGGATTCCACATGATAGCTATCCATGGAATGGGAGGGATAGGAAAAACAACACTCGCTCTAGCAGTTTATAATTTCATTGCTGTCTGTTTTGATGCttcttgttttcttcaaaacGTGAGAGAGAAATCAAACAAACATGGGCTAGAACACCTCCAAAGCATCCTTCTTTCAAAAATACTTGGAGTGAAGGACATCAACTTAGCAAGTGAGCATGAAGGAATTTCAGTGATACAACAAAGGTTGAAGCGAAAGAAGGTTCTCTTGATTCTTGATGACGTTGACAAGTGCGAGCAGTTACAGGCACTGGCAGGAAGCCCTGATTGGTTTGGTCCCGGCAGCAGGGTCATCATCACAACTCGAGATACACAACCGCTGGCATCTCATCAGGTGAAAAGAGCATATAAGGTCAAGACATTGAACAGAAAGGATGCTCTTCAGTTGCTCACGTGGAAAGCTTTCAAAACGGAACAAGTTGATCCAAGTTATGTGGAGGTCTTGAATCGTGTAGCAACTTATGCTTCTGGCCTTCCATTGGCTTTGGAAGTAATTGGTTCCAACCTGTTTGAAAAAAGTGTGGAACAATGGAAATCTGCTATCAATCAATATAAAAGAATTCCCAATAGTCAAATTCTAGAAAAACTTAAAGTAAGTTTTAAGGCTTtggaggaagaagagaagaGTGTTTTTCTTGACATTGCTTGTTGCTTCAAAGGATATAAATTGACAGAGGTTGAAATTATGCTTCGTGCTCTTTATGATGACTGCATGAAACATCATATCGAAGTGTTGGTTGAAAGATCTCTCATAAAGATAAATCAGGATGGAACAGTTAAATTGCACAACTTGATTGAGGAAATGGGCAAACAAATTGACCAGCAAGAATCACTGAAAGAGCCAGGGAAGCGCAGGAGATTATGGTCACCTAAAGATATAATTCAAGTTCTAAAACACAACAAG GGAACTAGTGAAATTGAAAGGGTGTGTCTGGATCTCTTCACATCAGACAAAAGAGAAATGGTGGAATGGAATGGAAAGGCCTTGGAGGACATGGAAAACCTCAAAATTCTTATTATTAGACATTGTAAATTTTCCCAAGGTCCCAGTTATTTTCCTGAAAGTTTGAAAGTACTGGAATGGTACCAATATCCTTCAAATTGTTTACCATCTACTTTTCATCCCAACAAACTTCTCATATGCAAGTTACCTTACAGTTGCTTTACCTCATTCGGGTTGCTTGGCTCATCAAAG AAGTTCGAGAAGCTAACCATCTTGAATTTTGACAACTGCAAACTTTTAACACGGATACCTGACGTATCTGAGCTTCCAAATTTGGAGAAACTTTCATTTAAAGAGTGTGAGAGTTTAATCGAAGTGCACGACTCAGTTGGTTTTCTGACTAACCTTAAAATATTAAGTGCTGAAGGATGCAAGAAGCTTTGGAGATTTCCACCTCTCAGCTTGGCCTCTCTTGAAATTCTTGAACTTTCCTTTTGTTTCAGTCTTGAGAATTTTCCGGAAATGTTAGGAAAGATGGGACACATAAGGAAACTTAGTCTGCTTAAACTTCCTATAAAAGAATTGCCAGTTTCATTTCAAAATCTTACTGGACTCCATCAGTTATACGTGGACTGTGATTTTGTTCAGTTAAGTAGCATTGTCTTGACGCCTGAACTGTCTGAGCTTATAGTTTATAATTGCAAGGAGTGGAAATGCGTAAAATCTAAAGAGGGTGAAGAAGAAGTGGGCTCAACGGTATCTTCAAATGTAGAATCGTTTTGGTCTTATTCTTACAACCTggatgatgattttttttcaaaaggtttCACGCAGTTGGCTCAAGTGAGACAAATGTGGCTAGAGAAAAGTAATTTCACATTCCTTCCTGAATGCCTCCGAGAATTTCACAACATGTATGCTCTTGACGTGAGTGATTGCAAACTTCTTGAGGAAATCAGAGGGATTCCACCAAACTTAAAACATTTCAGGGCAATAAACTGTGTATCATTGACTTCCTCAGGTTCCAGCATGCTGTTAAATCAG CAACTTCACGAGGCTGGAGGGACAGTGTTTGTCTTTCCAGGAGGAAGTATTCCAGCATGGTTGGATAAACAAAGCAAGGGACCTTCAATCTCTTTCTGGTTTCGAAATAAATTCCCTGCAAAAGTTCTTTGTCTTCTTATTGCACCTGTACTGGATGATGTCACTTCAGGATTAGTTAGACCCATGGTGTTAATCAACGGCAAAGTTCAAGAATATCGTTTTCATCGTAAAAAGGGAGGAGTGAAGATGGTGGAATTGGATCATATACACCTCTTTGATCTACGACAGTTACATTTCCATGATGATCTGATGGAAATGGCTTTAGAAAAGGAGTGGAAGCATGTGGAGGTTACGTATGAAGGTTTGTTTGATACCTCACTCATCAAAGCAATGGGAATGCATGCAGTGAAAGAGGAAAGCATGAGCATGGAGGACATTCGATATGATGATCCTTACACCATCACAAAAGTGTGGCCATGCAAGTTTTTAgtagtttttcttcttttcttttctcaccTTTTGTTTgctcttattttatttacaacTCTCATGAGTGGCTAG
- the LOC137838893 gene encoding uncharacterized mitochondrial protein AtMg01250-like, which translates to MMKKLGFPSKWIEWIRGCLESATVSVLVNGSPTSEFKPMRGLRQGDSLASFLFIIVVEGLAGLVRQALRANFLQGMKVGRSEIEIYNYSNVVAIKAILRCYELASRLKINLRKSKL; encoded by the exons atgatGAAGAAGTTGGGTTTCCCAAGTAAGTGGATTGAGTGGATAAGAGGGTGTTTGGAATCGGCTACAGTCTCTGTTTTGGTCAATGGAAGCCCTACATCCGAATTCAAACCCATGCGAGGACTTAGGCAGGGCGACTCGCTAGCGTCGTTTCTCTTTATCATTGTTGTAGAAGGGCTAGCTGGGTTAGTGAGACAAGCTCTAAGAGCAAATTTTCTTCAAGGAATGAAGGTTGGAAGGAGTGAGATAGAGATTT ATAATTACAGTAATGTTGTGGCGATAAAAGCTATTTTGAGATGCTATGAGCTAGCCTCTAGGTTGAAGATTAACTTACGCAAATCGAAGTTATAA